From the genome of Canis lupus familiaris isolate Mischka breed German Shepherd chromosome 8, alternate assembly UU_Cfam_GSD_1.0, whole genome shotgun sequence, one region includes:
- the PLEKHG3 gene encoding pleckstrin homology domain-containing family G member 3 isoform X20 — translation MPVSASLRQDGSQERPVSLTSTTSSSGSSRDSRGAMEEPSGPEASAENGAGSPRGRHPANGDSGPSGWLSVRGPLSPFSSRAPAAPALKLSYLGRVVREIVETERMYVQDLRSIVEDYLLKIIDTPGLLKPEQVSALFGNIENIYALNSQLLRDLDSCNSDPVAVASCFVERSQEFDIYTQYCNNYPNSVAALTECMRDKQQAKFFRDRQELLQHSLPLGSYLLKPVQRILKYHLLLQEIAKHFDEEEDGFEVVEDAIDTMTCVAWYINDMKRRHEHAVRLQEIQSLLINWKGPDLTIYGELVLEGTFRVHRVRNERTFFLFDKALLITKKRGDHFVYKGHIPCSSLMLIESTRDSLCFTVTHYKHSKQQYNIQAKTAEEKRSWTHHIKRLILENHHTTIPQKAKEAILEMDSYYPSRYRCSPERLKKAWSSQDEVSTHVRQGRRQSEPGQPLFLRATLPSRQRGFTESGLKGRRKSEPTRHLLRQLSEKARAAGMKHAGSAGALLDFGQPPCAQGVQPETEGAAQEEQEEEEEEEEEEEEEEEEEEVVVEEEEEKAFQVSLEDLAGPEGSEKGARLEPPGSEEEEEEEESLAVAEQVADFASSLLAALHCWHYRANALLFSRGAMEKGRKESEGPKSRRRSSGRSPTSAEKRMSFESTSSLPEVEPVPDPEMEQEVFAAMEGPSIEEVPSDTESPEVLETQLDAHQDLLGLAPPGDMGDFVVVESTEDLKALSSEEEDEDVRAAQETESLLPPSVLDQASIIAERFVSSFSRRSSLALEDGKASGFGSPRLISRSSSVLSLEGSEKGPAWHGSTTDSLGSQLPPEVDATVGVAMESGPPVNGTEPPSPGCLAEPDRSSCKKKESTLSTRDRLLLDKIKSYYENAEHHDAGFSIRRRESLSYIPKGLVRNSVSRFNSLPRPDPEPMAPLGHKRPVGSRPPSWALFDLPGPSQASAGEPAPITDAEFRPSSEIVKIWEGMESAGESSRKGPGQGQANGFDLHEPLFILEEHELGAITEESATASPESASPTERPSPAHLARELKELVKELSSGVQGELVAPLHPRIVQLSHVMDGHVSERVKNKVYQLARQYSLRIKSKSVTARPPLQWGKVAPTVPCLQEEAGAPSGGTGKRKPVLPLLNHEQTAAQEHSPPRPGSPRLFAFSPTAASPKASSAAPRPSSRSPLSPFDAEPFSWPDVRELCSKYASHDEAFQAEGSRPRGPPVNRSRSVPENMVEPPPAGRVGRCCSVGARRGRPGPEAAQPQLPGMLPQSRPVEDEALYVTADLTLENNQRVIVLEKGPLPCPAAGLEERSGQGPSSPAATMRRGLDFQETGVSRSPEYWPKEEGPRDPADPGQQGRVRNLREKFQALNSIG, via the exons ATGCccgtctctgcctccctccgcCAGGACGGCAGCCAGGAGCGGCCGGTGAGCCTTACGTCGACCACATCCTCGTCGGGTTCCTCCCGTGACAGCCGCGGTGCCATGGAGGAGCCCAGCGGCCCCGAGGCCTCGGCCGAGAACGGGGCGGGCTCCCCGCGCGGCCGGCACCCCGCCAACGGCGACAGTGGCCCCAGCGGCTGGCTGAGCGTGAGGGGGCCGCTGTCCCCGTTCAGCAGCCgggcccctgcagccccagcgCTCAAGCTCAGCTACCTGGGCCGCGTGGTGCGGGAGATCGTGGAGACGGAGCGGATGTACGTGCAGGACCTGCGCAGCATCGTGGAG GACTACCTCTTGAAGATCATCGACACGCCTGGGCTGCTGAAGCCAGAACAAGTCAGCGCCCTCTTTGGGAACATAGAAAACATCTATGCACTGAACAG ccagctACTCCGAGACCTGGACAGCTGCAACAGTGACCCCGTGGCTGTGGCCAGCTGCTTCGTGGAAAGG AGTCAAGAGTTTGATATCTACACCCAGTATTGCAACAACTACCCTAA ctcaGTGGCCGCCCTGACTGAGTGCATGCGGGACAAACAACAGGCCAAGTTCTTTCGGGACCGGCAGGAGCTACTACAGCACTCTCTGCCCTTGGGCTCCTACTTGCTAAAGCCTGTCCAGCGCATCCTCAAGTACCACCTGCTGCTCCAG GAAATTGCCAAACATTTTGATGAAGAAGAGGACGGCTTCGAGGTGGTGGAAGATGCTATTGACACCATGACCTGTGTGGCCTGGTACATCAATGACATGAAGAGGAGGCATGAGCATGCAGTCCGGCTCCAG GAGATTCAGTCGCTGCTCATTAACTGGAAAGGGCCAGACCTGACCATCTATGGAGAACTCGTCCTAGAGGGCACGTTCCGAGTGCACCGTGTACGCAACGAGAGGACCTTCTTTCTATTTGACAAAGCGCTACTCATCACCAAGAAGCGAGGCGATCACTTTGTCTACAAGGGCCACATCCCG TGCTCCTCCCTGATGCTGATTGAAAGCACCAGAGACTCTCTGTGCTTCACTGTCACCCACTACAAGCACAGCAAGCAGCAGTACAACATCCAG GCCAAAACAGCGGAGGAGAAACGGAGCTGGACTCACCACATTAAGAGGCTTATCCTGGAGAACCACCACACCACCATCCCCCAGAAG gcCAAGGAAGCCATCTTGGAAATGGACTCCTACT ATCCCAGTCGGTACCGCTGCAGCCCGGAGCGCCTGAAGAAAGCTTGGTCCTCCCAGGACGAGGTGTCCACCCATGTGCGCCAGGGGCGCCGGCAGTCTG AGCCTGGTCAGCCCCTGTTCCTCCGGGCAACACTCCCCAGCAGGCAGCGAGGCTTCACGGAGTCAGGCCTTAAGGGCCGTAGGAAGTCGG AGCCAACCAGACACCTGCTCAGGCAACTCAGTGAGAAAG CCAGAGCAGCAGGAATGAAG CATGCAGGCAGTGCCGGCGCTCTCCTGGACTTTGGGCAGCCTCCTTGTGCTCAGGGCGTGCAGCCAGAGACCGAAGGGGCTGCCcaggaggaacaggaggaggaggaggaggaggaggaggaagaggaggaggaggaggaggaggaggaggtggtggtggaggaggaggaggagaaggcctTTCAGGTGTCTCTGGAGGACTTGGCAGGGCCTGAAGGCAGCGAGAAGGGGGCCAGACTGGAGCCCCCAGgctcggaggaggaggaggaggaggaggagagcctgGCAGTGGCGGAGCAGGTAGCCGACTTTGCCAGCTCCCTGCTGGCCGCCCTCCACTGCTGGCACTATCGGGCCAACGCTTTACTTTTCTCCCGGGGCGCTATG GAGAAGGGGCGCAAGGAGTCAGAAGGCCCCAAGAGCCGCAGAAGGTCCAGCGGCCGGTCTCCGACTAGTGCTGAGAAGCGCATGAGCTTCGAGTCCACCTCTTCCCTGCCAGAG GTTGAGCCAGTTCCTGACCCCGAGATGGAGCAGGAAGTATTTGCTGCCATGGAAGGTCCCAGCATCGAGGAGGTGCCCTCAGACACAGAGTCTCCAGAAGTCCTGGAAACACAGCTTGATGCCCACCAGGACCTGCTGGGGCTGGCCCCCCCAGGTGACATGGGGGACTTTGTGGTGGTGGAGAGCACCGAGGATCTTAAGGCTTTGAGcagtgaggaggaggatgaggatgtGAGGGCTGCACAGGAGACCGAGAGCCTCCTGCCGCCCTCTGTGCTGGACCAGGCCAGCATCATTGCAGAGCGGTTCGTCAGCAGCTTCTCCCGGCGGAGCAGCCTGGCGCTAGAGGACGGCAAGGCCAGTGGCTTTGGGAGCCCGAGGCTGATAAGCCGGAGCAGCAGTGTGCTCAGCCTAGAGGGCAGCGAGAAGGGCCCAGCCTGGCACGGTAGCACCACGGATTCCCTTGGCTCGCAGCTGCCCCCAGAGGTGGATGCCACTGTGGGCGTGGCCATGGAAAGTGGCCCTCCGGTCAACGGGACAGAGCCCCCAAGCCCAGGCTGTCTAGCAGAGCCCGACAGGTCTTCCTGCAAGAAGAAGGAATCGACACTCTCCACCCGAGACCGGCTATTGTTGGATAAAATCAAGAGCTACTATGAAAATGCAGAGCACCACGATGCGGGCTTTAGCATCCGACGCCGGGAGAGCCTCTCCTACATTCCTAAAGGGCTGGTGAGAAACTCTGTTTCAAGATTCAACAGCCTTCCCAGGCCAGACCCGGAGCCCATGGCTCCGCTGGGGCACAAGAGGCCAGTGGGCTCCCGGCCGCCTTCATGGGCTCTGTTTGACCTCCCAGGACCCAGCCAGGCGAGTGCTGGGGAGCCAGCTCCTATCACAGATGCTGAGTTCCGGCCGTCTTCAGAAATTGTAAAGATCTGGGAGGGGATGGAGTCTGCCGGGGAGAGCTCTAGGAAGGGGCCTGGCCAAGGCCAGGCCAATGGCTTCGACCTACACGAGCCGCTCTTCATCCTGGAGGAGCACGAGCTGGGGGCCATCACTGAGGAGTCGGCCACTGCTTCCCCTGAGAGTGCCTCCCCGACGGAGCGGCCCAGCCCGGCCCACCTGGCCCGGGAGCTGAAGGAGCTGGTCAAGGAGCTGAGCAGTGGGGTCCAGGGGGAGCTGGTGGCCCCGCTGCACCCCCGCATCGTACAGCTCTCCCATGTCATGGATGGCCACGTGAGTGAGCGAGTCAAGAATAAGGTCTACCAGCTGGCCCGCCAGTACAGCCTCCGGATCAAAAGCAAATCTGTGACGGCCAGGCCGCCCCTACAGTGGGGAAAGGTGGCTCCTACCGTTCCCTGCCTTCAGGAGGAGGCTGGAGCACCCTCGGGCGGCACAG GGAAGAGGAAGCCGGTGCTGCCCCTCCTCAACCACGAGCAGACGGCGGCCCAGGAGCACAGCCCGCCCAGGCCCGGCTCGCCTCGGCTTTTCGCCTTCAGCCCCACTGCTGCCAGCCCGAAGGCCAGCTCAGCGGCGCCCCGGCCCTCCTCTCGGAGCCCCCTCAGCCCCTTTGACGCCGAGCCCTTCAGCTGGCCCGATGTCCGAGAGCTCTGCTCCAAGTACGCCTCCCACGACGAGGCCTTCCAGGCTGAGGGCAGccggccccgcggcccgcccGTCAACCGGAGCCGCTCGGTGCCCGAGAACATGGTGGAGCCGCCTCCGGCGGGCAGGGTGGGCCGCTGCTGCAGTGTGGGCGCCAGGAGGGGCCGGCCGGGCCCGGAGGCCGCCCAGCCCCAGCTGCCCGGGATGCTGCCCCAAAGCAGGCCGGTGGAAGACGAAGCCCTGTATGTCACCGCAGACCTCACCCTGGAGAACAACCAGCGGGTGATCGTCCTGGAGAaggggcccctgccctgccccgctgCGGGGCTGGAGGAGCGCAGTGGGCAGGGACCAAGCTCACCAGCAGCCACAATGAGACGGGGCCTGGATTTCCAGGAGACTGGAGTTTCCAGGAGCCCGGAGTATTGGCCAAAGGAAGAGGGTCCCAGGGACCCGGCGGACCCAGGCCAGCAGGGCAGAGTGAGAAACTTGAGGGAGAAGTTCCAGGCCTTGAACTCCATAGGATGA
- the PLEKHG3 gene encoding pleckstrin homology domain-containing family G member 3 isoform X24, producing the protein MPVSASLRQDGSQERPVSLTSTTSSSGSSRDSRGAMEEPSGPEASAENGAGSPRGRHPANGDSGPSGWLSVRGPLSPFSSRAPAAPALKLSYLGRVVREIVETERMYVQDLRSIVEDYLLKIIDTPGLLKPEQVSALFGNIENIYALNSQLLRDLDSCNSDPVAVASCFVERSQEFDIYTQYCNNYPNSVAALTECMRDKQQAKFFRDRQELLQHSLPLGSYLLKPVQRILKYHLLLQEIAKHFDEEEDGFEVVEDAIDTMTCVAWYINDMKRRHEHAVRLQEIQSLLINWKGPDLTIYGELVLEGTFRVHRVRNERTFFLFDKALLITKKRGDHFVYKGHIPCSSLMLIESTRDSLCFTVTHYKHSKQQYNIQAKTAEEKRSWTHHIKRLILENHHTTIPQKAKEAILEMDSYYPSRYRCSPERLKKAWSSQDEVSTHVRQGRRQSEPGQPLFLRATLPSRQRGFTESGLKGRRKSEPTRHLLRQLSEKARAAGMKHAGSAGALLDFGQPPCAQGVQPETEGAAQEEQEEEEEEEEEEEEEEEEEEVVVEEEEEKAFQVSLEDLAGPEGSEKGARLEPPGSEEEEEEEESLAVAEQEKGRKESEGPKSRRRSSGRSPTSAEKRMSFESTSSLPEVEPVPDPEMEQEVFAAMEGPSIEEVPSDTESPEVLETQLDAHQDLLGLAPPGDMGDFVVVESTEDLKALSSEEEDEDVRAAQETESLLPPSVLDQASIIAERFVSSFSRRSSLALEDGKASGFGSPRLISRSSSVLSLEGSEKGPAWHGSTTDSLGSQLPPEVDATVGVAMESGPPVNGTEPPSPGCLAEPDRSSCKKKESTLSTRDRLLLDKIKSYYENAEHHDAGFSIRRRESLSYIPKGLVRNSVSRFNSLPRPDPEPMAPLGHKRPVGSRPPSWALFDLPGPSQASAGEPAPITDAEFRPSSEIVKIWEGMESAGESSRKGPGQGQANGFDLHEPLFILEEHELGAITEESATASPESASPTERPSPAHLARELKELVKELSSGVQGELVAPLHPRIVQLSHVMDGHVSERVKNKVYQLARQYSLRIKSKSVTARPPLQWGKVAPTVPCLQEEAGAPSGGTGKRKPVLPLLNHEQTAAQEHSPPRPGSPRLFAFSPTAASPKASSAAPRPSSRSPLSPFDAEPFSWPDVRELCSKYASHDEAFQAEGSRPRGPPVNRSRSVPENMVEPPPAGRVGRCCSVGARRGRPGPEAAQPQLPGMLPQSRPVEDEALYVTADLTLENNQRVIVLEKGPLPCPAAGLEERSGQGPSSPAATMRRGLDFQETGVSRSPEYWPKEEGPRDPADPGQQGRVRNLREKFQALNSIG; encoded by the exons ATGCccgtctctgcctccctccgcCAGGACGGCAGCCAGGAGCGGCCGGTGAGCCTTACGTCGACCACATCCTCGTCGGGTTCCTCCCGTGACAGCCGCGGTGCCATGGAGGAGCCCAGCGGCCCCGAGGCCTCGGCCGAGAACGGGGCGGGCTCCCCGCGCGGCCGGCACCCCGCCAACGGCGACAGTGGCCCCAGCGGCTGGCTGAGCGTGAGGGGGCCGCTGTCCCCGTTCAGCAGCCgggcccctgcagccccagcgCTCAAGCTCAGCTACCTGGGCCGCGTGGTGCGGGAGATCGTGGAGACGGAGCGGATGTACGTGCAGGACCTGCGCAGCATCGTGGAG GACTACCTCTTGAAGATCATCGACACGCCTGGGCTGCTGAAGCCAGAACAAGTCAGCGCCCTCTTTGGGAACATAGAAAACATCTATGCACTGAACAG ccagctACTCCGAGACCTGGACAGCTGCAACAGTGACCCCGTGGCTGTGGCCAGCTGCTTCGTGGAAAGG AGTCAAGAGTTTGATATCTACACCCAGTATTGCAACAACTACCCTAA ctcaGTGGCCGCCCTGACTGAGTGCATGCGGGACAAACAACAGGCCAAGTTCTTTCGGGACCGGCAGGAGCTACTACAGCACTCTCTGCCCTTGGGCTCCTACTTGCTAAAGCCTGTCCAGCGCATCCTCAAGTACCACCTGCTGCTCCAG GAAATTGCCAAACATTTTGATGAAGAAGAGGACGGCTTCGAGGTGGTGGAAGATGCTATTGACACCATGACCTGTGTGGCCTGGTACATCAATGACATGAAGAGGAGGCATGAGCATGCAGTCCGGCTCCAG GAGATTCAGTCGCTGCTCATTAACTGGAAAGGGCCAGACCTGACCATCTATGGAGAACTCGTCCTAGAGGGCACGTTCCGAGTGCACCGTGTACGCAACGAGAGGACCTTCTTTCTATTTGACAAAGCGCTACTCATCACCAAGAAGCGAGGCGATCACTTTGTCTACAAGGGCCACATCCCG TGCTCCTCCCTGATGCTGATTGAAAGCACCAGAGACTCTCTGTGCTTCACTGTCACCCACTACAAGCACAGCAAGCAGCAGTACAACATCCAG GCCAAAACAGCGGAGGAGAAACGGAGCTGGACTCACCACATTAAGAGGCTTATCCTGGAGAACCACCACACCACCATCCCCCAGAAG gcCAAGGAAGCCATCTTGGAAATGGACTCCTACT ATCCCAGTCGGTACCGCTGCAGCCCGGAGCGCCTGAAGAAAGCTTGGTCCTCCCAGGACGAGGTGTCCACCCATGTGCGCCAGGGGCGCCGGCAGTCTG AGCCTGGTCAGCCCCTGTTCCTCCGGGCAACACTCCCCAGCAGGCAGCGAGGCTTCACGGAGTCAGGCCTTAAGGGCCGTAGGAAGTCGG AGCCAACCAGACACCTGCTCAGGCAACTCAGTGAGAAAG CCAGAGCAGCAGGAATGAAG CATGCAGGCAGTGCCGGCGCTCTCCTGGACTTTGGGCAGCCTCCTTGTGCTCAGGGCGTGCAGCCAGAGACCGAAGGGGCTGCCcaggaggaacaggaggaggaggaggaggaggaggaggaagaggaggaggaggaggaggaggaggaggtggtggtggaggaggaggaggagaaggcctTTCAGGTGTCTCTGGAGGACTTGGCAGGGCCTGAAGGCAGCGAGAAGGGGGCCAGACTGGAGCCCCCAGgctcggaggaggaggaggaggaggaggagagcctgGCAGTGGCGGAGCAG GAGAAGGGGCGCAAGGAGTCAGAAGGCCCCAAGAGCCGCAGAAGGTCCAGCGGCCGGTCTCCGACTAGTGCTGAGAAGCGCATGAGCTTCGAGTCCACCTCTTCCCTGCCAGAG GTTGAGCCAGTTCCTGACCCCGAGATGGAGCAGGAAGTATTTGCTGCCATGGAAGGTCCCAGCATCGAGGAGGTGCCCTCAGACACAGAGTCTCCAGAAGTCCTGGAAACACAGCTTGATGCCCACCAGGACCTGCTGGGGCTGGCCCCCCCAGGTGACATGGGGGACTTTGTGGTGGTGGAGAGCACCGAGGATCTTAAGGCTTTGAGcagtgaggaggaggatgaggatgtGAGGGCTGCACAGGAGACCGAGAGCCTCCTGCCGCCCTCTGTGCTGGACCAGGCCAGCATCATTGCAGAGCGGTTCGTCAGCAGCTTCTCCCGGCGGAGCAGCCTGGCGCTAGAGGACGGCAAGGCCAGTGGCTTTGGGAGCCCGAGGCTGATAAGCCGGAGCAGCAGTGTGCTCAGCCTAGAGGGCAGCGAGAAGGGCCCAGCCTGGCACGGTAGCACCACGGATTCCCTTGGCTCGCAGCTGCCCCCAGAGGTGGATGCCACTGTGGGCGTGGCCATGGAAAGTGGCCCTCCGGTCAACGGGACAGAGCCCCCAAGCCCAGGCTGTCTAGCAGAGCCCGACAGGTCTTCCTGCAAGAAGAAGGAATCGACACTCTCCACCCGAGACCGGCTATTGTTGGATAAAATCAAGAGCTACTATGAAAATGCAGAGCACCACGATGCGGGCTTTAGCATCCGACGCCGGGAGAGCCTCTCCTACATTCCTAAAGGGCTGGTGAGAAACTCTGTTTCAAGATTCAACAGCCTTCCCAGGCCAGACCCGGAGCCCATGGCTCCGCTGGGGCACAAGAGGCCAGTGGGCTCCCGGCCGCCTTCATGGGCTCTGTTTGACCTCCCAGGACCCAGCCAGGCGAGTGCTGGGGAGCCAGCTCCTATCACAGATGCTGAGTTCCGGCCGTCTTCAGAAATTGTAAAGATCTGGGAGGGGATGGAGTCTGCCGGGGAGAGCTCTAGGAAGGGGCCTGGCCAAGGCCAGGCCAATGGCTTCGACCTACACGAGCCGCTCTTCATCCTGGAGGAGCACGAGCTGGGGGCCATCACTGAGGAGTCGGCCACTGCTTCCCCTGAGAGTGCCTCCCCGACGGAGCGGCCCAGCCCGGCCCACCTGGCCCGGGAGCTGAAGGAGCTGGTCAAGGAGCTGAGCAGTGGGGTCCAGGGGGAGCTGGTGGCCCCGCTGCACCCCCGCATCGTACAGCTCTCCCATGTCATGGATGGCCACGTGAGTGAGCGAGTCAAGAATAAGGTCTACCAGCTGGCCCGCCAGTACAGCCTCCGGATCAAAAGCAAATCTGTGACGGCCAGGCCGCCCCTACAGTGGGGAAAGGTGGCTCCTACCGTTCCCTGCCTTCAGGAGGAGGCTGGAGCACCCTCGGGCGGCACAG GGAAGAGGAAGCCGGTGCTGCCCCTCCTCAACCACGAGCAGACGGCGGCCCAGGAGCACAGCCCGCCCAGGCCCGGCTCGCCTCGGCTTTTCGCCTTCAGCCCCACTGCTGCCAGCCCGAAGGCCAGCTCAGCGGCGCCCCGGCCCTCCTCTCGGAGCCCCCTCAGCCCCTTTGACGCCGAGCCCTTCAGCTGGCCCGATGTCCGAGAGCTCTGCTCCAAGTACGCCTCCCACGACGAGGCCTTCCAGGCTGAGGGCAGccggccccgcggcccgcccGTCAACCGGAGCCGCTCGGTGCCCGAGAACATGGTGGAGCCGCCTCCGGCGGGCAGGGTGGGCCGCTGCTGCAGTGTGGGCGCCAGGAGGGGCCGGCCGGGCCCGGAGGCCGCCCAGCCCCAGCTGCCCGGGATGCTGCCCCAAAGCAGGCCGGTGGAAGACGAAGCCCTGTATGTCACCGCAGACCTCACCCTGGAGAACAACCAGCGGGTGATCGTCCTGGAGAaggggcccctgccctgccccgctgCGGGGCTGGAGGAGCGCAGTGGGCAGGGACCAAGCTCACCAGCAGCCACAATGAGACGGGGCCTGGATTTCCAGGAGACTGGAGTTTCCAGGAGCCCGGAGTATTGGCCAAAGGAAGAGGGTCCCAGGGACCCGGCGGACCCAGGCCAGCAGGGCAGAGTGAGAAACTTGAGGGAGAAGTTCCAGGCCTTGAACTCCATAGGATGA